The Arabidopsis thaliana chromosome 5, partial sequence genomic interval aaTATATAGCTTATCTAGTATGtcattaaaaaatgttaattcttttatatatgtattcataatatttttcattataaaaaaaaggaagatattCATTCATGTGAGAAAATAAATGGGCCATTGCTCCTAGTTTTGGGCTTTTGGGctttttcttagtttcttaATGTGTTTGGGCCATTGCTCCTGGTTTTGGGCCAATATTGAGATATCCTGAGCCTAACTTATTTAGGCCCATTAAGAACCCATTCTATTTTGTGCGTGTATGTTACGCTGTGTTCTCTCGttcaatcattttcttctctcatttCCAAAATCTAGAAACCCTAGAGCAAAAAGTGATCTCATGGCCTCCGGCGACCGTAAATTTGGTTATATGACCGGGAAAGATGCTGAAGTAAAGCTTCCACGGACGACGCGGGTCAAGAACAAGACCCCGGCACCTGTGCAAATCACTGCAGAGCAAATTCTAAGAGAAGCTCGAGAGAGGCAAGAAGCTGAGATCCGTCCACCTAAGCAGAAAATCACTGATTCTACTGAGCTTTCCGATTACAGACTCCGACGTCGGAAAGAGTTTGAGGACCAGATCCGTCGAGCGAGATGGAACATCCAAGTTTGGGTCAAATATGCGAAGTGGGAAGAGTCGCAAATGGACTACGCACGTGCTCGAAGCGTGTGGGAACGAGCTTTAGAAGGAGAGTACAGGAACCATACGCTTTGGGTCAAGTACGCAGAGTttgagatgaagaacaagTTTGTCAACAATGCAAGGAACGTTTGGGATCGTTCTGTTACGCTTCTCCCTCGAGTTGATCAGCTTTGGGAGAAGTATATTTACATGGAAGAGAAGCTTGGGAATGTTACTGGAGCTAGACAGATCTTCGAGCGGTGGATGAACTGGTCACCAGATCAAAAAGCTTGGCTCTGTTTTATTAAGTTTGAACTTAGGTATAACGAAATCGAACGTGCGAGATCGATATACGAgagatttgttctttgtcaTCCGAAAGTATCTGCTTTTATTCGATATGCAAAGTTTGAGATGAAGCGTGGTGGTCAAGTTAAGCTAGCTAGGGAGGTTTACGAACGAGCAGTGGACAAACTTGCAAAcgatgaagaagctgagatTCTCTTTGTATCGTTTGCTGAATTCGAAGAACGATGCAAGGAAGTAGAGCGGGCTAGGTTTATCTACAAGTTTGCTCTTGATCATATTCGTAAAGGAAGAGCTGAGGAGTTGTACAAGAAGTTTGTGGCGTTTGAGAAACAGTATGGAGATAAGGAAGGTATTGAGGATGCTATTGTTGGGAAGAAGAGGTTTGAGTATGAAGATGAAGTGAGTAAAAACCCTTTGAACTATGACTCATGGTTCGATTATGTTAGGCTGGAAGAGAGTGTTGGGAACAAAGATAGGATAAGAGAAATCTATGAGAGGGCTATTGCTAATGTTCCACCTGCCCAAGAGAAACGATTCTGGCAAAGATACATTTATCTTTGGTgagtgttatttttttggtagcATACATGGTTCTACTGTTTTCTCAACCACTTACACTGATGTGActaattattgttgttgtaggATTAATTATGCTTTGTATGAAGAGATTGAAACTAAAGATGTGGAACGTACACGAGATGTTTACAGGTATTCTTGAACTTTTTGAGTTGCATTCATCTACGTTTCGCTCGTGGAGGATTAGACTGACTGTTTTTGCATTTGTCTTACAGAGAATGTCTCAAGCTTATCCCACAcaccaaattttcttttgccaAAATATGGTTGCTCGCTGCAGAATATGAAATCAGGCAATTGAATCTCACCGGTGCACGGCAGATATTAGGTAATGCGATTGGGAAAGCTCCAAAAGTTAAGGTAAGCCTGAAGACTCGTAATCTGGAAATGGTTTACATTATTGCTCAATGTGTTTTTTACTTACTGcggtgattttttttttttgttatctgcAAAACAGATATTCAAGAAATACATTGAGATGGAACTCAAGTTGGTAAACATCGATAGATGTAGAAAATTATACGAGCGGTTTCTTGAATGGTCTCCTGAGAATTGCTATGCTTGGAGAAACTATGCTGAGTTTGAGATTTCGCTTGCTGAAACAGAACGTGCTAGAGCTATCTTTGAACTTGCAATATCTCAGCCTGCTCTAGACATGCCTGAGCTGCTTTGGAAGGTAAAATTTTACTGTCTAATGCATCCATAAAGATTTCTCGTACTTTGAACCGATTGGATCAACAAATTCTCTATATATTGTTTGTGGCAGACGTACATTGATTTTGAGATATCAGAAGGGGAATTCGAGAAGACACGGGCTTTATATGAGCGACTCTTGGACCGTACAAAGCATTGCAAGGTGTGGATTAGCTTTGCAAAGTTCGAAGCTTCTGCTTCAGAACACAAAGAAGACGGCATCAAAAGCGCCAGAGGTTTGAAGCTACATGTTATATTAAGAGTTTGGATGATTTCTTGTGACACAAGTTATCtgtttcttatattatttatttttgttctgcttttttttctttcttctactcAGTGATCTTCGACAGAGCCAATACATACTACAAAGACACCACACCGGAGCTTGAAGAAGAGCGTGCTACGCTTTTGGAGGATTGGCTTAACATGGAGACAGGCTTTGGTGAGCTCGGGGATGTTAGTGTCGTTCAATCAAAGCTCCCgaagaagctcaagaagagaaagatgacCAGTAGAGAAGACGGCTCTACAGAGTAGGcattacatacatataatttcTCGACTATTATCTTTTGAATGTTAAAGCtcaatgtgaaaaaaaaaaattggcagGTATGAAGAATACTTTGATTATCTGTTCCCTGAAGAATCAGGGACGACGAATCTCAAGATTCTTGAAGCTGCTTATAAATGGAAGAAGCTTAAAGGTGAGGAATGCGTCTGATAGTGGTTAACATCATAATGTACTAGGTAGGTGATGATGTCTCTTGCGGtgttattaatattataaccaaatttatttatcaaactATACTAGGAACATATATCTGATCTATGTATGCTTATTTATGACTCAATTTAAACATATTATCTCTTCTCTCCTGAATATTGATAATATTAACACTGCATGTTATGTATAACACACatttattgaagaaaaaatgataactagtaaaaaatataaaagcaGAGAGTATAAACAGACTAGTACTTCATTCAAACATAAGAACCATAAGACAGTGTTAATGAGGATACTATAAACCGTGTAGAAACAACAACTATGACGACAACATAAGACCATAAATTAAGGAGATTATAAGCATATATAGCTTTTTCTCTCAATTATTCTATCAAAGCAAAGATTAAAAGCTTAAGCGTTAGCGATTGGCTTGACATAAACCCCAATTTGGTTGAGAGAAACTTCAGTCTTCCCATAAAACCCAACAATCTTGTGATCTTTCTCCTCAAGCTTGAATGATGTTCCCTCGTAAGTGTATTCTGGACTGTGACTTAACACTTGATATGTTGTACGGTTTGTATTGAACTTAAGCATCGTCATATAACCGGTAAAAAATGAAGACATGGCAGATGCGGATGCATTAGGTGCTGCTAACCTCTTACCATAGTGTCCTTCAACGGATGTGATGTATTCCTTGTTAAAATAGAGCTTGAACtacaacaacagaaaaaagacaaaacgaagttatatatatatatatatatatatatatatatatatatatatatataatgttagCGTATGTATTTAATTCTAGATTAAAGCATATAACTCTTTTTCCTTATCATCTCTATGGATGTCTTCATCTCCGTGAGCGTCTCCGATTACAGGTCCATTGATGTACTCAAACTTGACCGATTTCACTAATTTGTCATTGTATCTTACTGTTATCATTCGAGCATCGTCGTGAATCCCATCATCCCACTCGTTCCCAAGGACACCACCTTTTGCATTTAGTTTCTTGACCGGAGGAACTACCACCACCGCAAAATTTGCTCCGAGTGCATTGATACGATTTACGGACGACCTTCCTCGGAACCCCACAATCTTATCGAACCCTTTTGCCTCAAGTTGGAATTTTGTACCAACCGGTTTCCCAAATTTCTCAGAACTTCTATTCattgatgttttgaaagtTAAAGACGAGATGAATCCATCTTTGTCGTCTTGTCGACAGTTCCCTCCACGGATTTAACATACTCACCATCTTGATCCTTTAGCACAAACTGCAAAAAAAAGGACTCTTAATTAGAGCgagagggaaaaaaacaaaaaaaagaacatgaattcaagaaactgatatacatacatatatatatatacctcttTACGTTCTTTCGAATCCTTTCCGTGACAATGAGTTATCCGGTCGTTTCCCTTAACATAGTGGAACTCAACGGAGCTCACACAATGAGCATCTTCTCCAACACACAATTTACTCAGACGATCATAAGCCCCATCATCCCAAGAGACCCCGTTGGATCCTCCTTGAGGTTCCAAATGCTtaaaagtagaagaaacaaCGTAAAAGTAAGCTCCTATGGCGTCGAGAAAGTCACCAGAACGTCCATGGAGACCAAGAAGCTTCGTTCCATtttttcactccaaaacaaaatctctgcTACCAGTACCGGGCATACGAAACTGCTCAGATGTTCTCCCGTGTGATGTTTTGAATTGAAGCTCCGACACCGTGTTCCAATACATTGGAGTTCCCATTTTTGCAGCAAGATTTATGTCGTATTTGTCTGCAGCAGTGAGCTACGGAACAGAACAATTATTgtacttaaaaacaaatcaactaAACGAAGATATGACTAATAAACAGAGCCAACAAACACCTCagttttttggtaaatatgATCCACATGTTTATAGCCAAGACCATCGGgatgaaaacagagcaagtaaAAGATCagaattatttttgaaaaaaaaacagagcaactAAAAAATGAGACTAAAGAAACAACGCAAACAAACACCTGTTCAAATGTTCTCCCGCCGGTAGATTTGTATCTGTGATGATCGTTTCTGCATGTTCCCCAAATAGACGTAATGTATTCGTCTGGGCACTTCACTTCAAACTCGGTCTTAATAAcatagcaaaacaaaagaaaaaaaagagcagTTAAAAGCAagagcaaaaacaaatcatgggGGGAGAGAATTatgaataatattaaaaatgaaatttcaaaCCTCTGTAATATGTGTTCCTCTTGCTCTTCCGTGTTCTTTAACAACGACATCACCGTTTTTCACGTACTGGATCTTGAGGTAAACGATGCCATGAAAGTCTTCTCCAACTATCAATTTACGCACACCGTCGTAAGTACCCTCGTAAACACCATcatcaaatttgtttccaTTGGAACCACCGTAAGCTATGGTCACTTTCTTTGACATTCCTAGCTCTCTGATGAAAGTGATCAGTGAAGGAAAATGTTTTGggtatatgtgtatatatactgAAATGTTTTATGCACCgagatttcttgatttttaatcttatatttcaaagaaaaattagattatATTTCACATACTGTAATTGGTAAATCATCACAATTCAAACAGATTCCacaatatgttttgttttatatcttAGTTGGTATATATCATAGTCAATTCTAACACATCCTTACGACTAATTATGATAGGGTGAATTTAAGTAAATGACAAACGAAAAAGTGTTATTGGCAGTAAATGtaatagaagaagagaagaagacatttatatatcatatatgcaAAACatgtgtataaatatatacttacGTATATTTTGATGGTATTAAGAAATATACAGAATGATGGATTtttgaatacatatatatatatatatatatatacataccttctgaagatggagaagaaatgtTGCAATTAAAGCTTTGCATGGATGATGGAAGATGGATATCATCGTGTTGCcttgatgattatgatgattatgatcCTTATTATAATTCTTGTTATAGCTAGATGACATTATGATGATGCAGGAGATAGATAGATCAATATATTAccattttcatcaaatttcTACGTCCATCaataaatcaatatattaCCATGCAATTTTCATCTACGTACAGTTTATTACGCGTCTCTCTCACTGCAATTAATATCGATGGTAGAATCactaaggaaaaaataaaataaaaaaataatataaagcaAGGCATATAAAACACACAGACCTATGATTTGCATACATTGTATAAATATGCACGCATCACGAATACACGgtcataaaaatatatatgaaaaaaacttggagaagaaaaaattcaactAATTTGAACTTCTTTTACTCGTAAGTAGGTAAAACgcattaatttatatatatatatatatatatacatatatgtttacTATCAGGGCGGATCGAGAACCTAATTTAGCTTAGGGCACAATAAGTTTTACatcattatattattattttttttaaaacatttcttactttcttcactattttgaaacattttcaCTACTATCACATTTGTCATTTTGAACAATTATGTTTTAGCAAAATAAACTGAAcaattgtttaaatttgtttagcTCAACGATACCTCATATCTCATAACCAACGTTTACACTTGTTACACATTGTACTTCTAATTGGCTAATAAGGCatttttaatggttttttattttgtattataaatGTGGAGTATTTTAGTGTCTATAACATAATTACTTGGAAAAAAGAGCATAGGGCACGTGCCCACCTTACTTATGCCGTGGATCCGCCACTGTTTACTATGTTAAAATTGTTCTTTCACAAAAGTCTTTGAGATCTgtattatctttctttttttgtttctttttgattaaaacCACAACTTTTTCCGATTAGGAAACTCCCATATTTGTAGTAAATAGtagttctttatttttcatccATTAGAGTAACTAccaactcattttttttttgtcttttactaAAAACACTATATGcattatgatatatattctgtattcataataaaaatacaGATATTCACGTCTTATACATTAATTTGAAGACAAGCAAATGCTTGATCATCTGTTGCCTTTAAGttgaaatttcataaattaagtttattaattcataaattagtttattaattaCCTTACAAAAAACCCATGACCCATacaaaagaaatcatttcAACATATTTCCGCGTTTTATAGATTGTATTTCTTTAAGCCTAACGGTGGAAACCACAAAATCTCTAAACGTCACTGAGCAGTTCTcggtaaatttttttttttttttttttttggaaaacagTTCTAGGTATTTCTTTAAGCATAAATGTTACTTTATTTCTGtctatttaaattatattgttttgtaaagTTTTAGGTTATGAGGAAGTTGCTAAAATCGACCCTGAAGAAACCAAGTTGCTTATAATGCTCATAGAGTTCATCAAGTAAGTGAAGAGCAAATTTCTATGCACATGTAGTCCATAACATATTAACATGTAATTTAAATGTCATAATCTTCTTATAATATACCTTACAAGGaccatatattatatatgtatatatatatatatagatccCACGGACCTACGTTAAAAAAAGTCATACTGTTATTCTGTTAACTACTTTTAGAAATTTCCTTTCTTATAGCTGATGTCATGGTAAATTTGCATTCTCcatgaaacattttacaatttatcaatatttttagttttgttctaCTGAGATTTTTTATTCTAAGTTATTTTatcgtatatatattattgatacatgaaataatgtatatgaacaaaaaaaaagtattgacTGATTGGATACTTGTTAATGTCTCTCCTCTATTTATAGATCgattatatatagttcaaGTAGGTGCGTTAAGTTTTGTGTTTACTACGTTGATgatattcttttaaaaaagtCTTCAAGATATTTCCCTCTATGTGTTCACTTGATTAAAAGCACAACTTTTTTCGATTGGGAAACTCTTGCACACAGTTCTTACTCCTAAATTTGtatgtaattatttttcacATCCATTGTATCAACCACCGACTCAAATTTACATACCACTTTATTCAAAATTGCACTAGGATGTGAATGTGACTCATATACATATGtgtcttttaaattttataaacacaTAGATATCCACGTTTATACATTTGAACATACACAATTCGTAATCTTTTAGTTGAaatttcttttagaaaaagaattatttcCATACAAAGGAAATATTTCAACATATTTCACTGTGTTAtagataatatttattttagccTAATGAACACAACACAATCTCCACACATCACTGGGCAATATTCCGTAATATAGTTTAATAGTTTATCAGTTATATATACAACTAAAATATCTATTAGTTtgcttaaaagaaaataatatatatattaagaaactTAATCGAAAACGATATCtgaattcctttttttttactatagtAATTTGAATCTAAATTATGTATAAGTTAAGacaatatgtttattttcaacATTATGCGTGAAGATGGTACTTAGACAAACTGGTGAAGATAAATGCATGTTCTAGCCTCTAGGTGGGATATCAAGTGGACTCCTATAAATAGAAGGTTGTACagtttatatatgtgaaaatttAGGATATggacaaattaaaataacGTGAAAACTCCACTTAGGATATATGTTTTGAGTTATCTTGGAACATAATTATTGCAAACAATTCCAAGAAGAGTTTGGCGAACCATTTAGAAAATATGTTTCATACTCgaaatttttatgtaaaaatgttctatatatagtttttttattttttttgcttaattgtacataattaatataatgCAGCGCATCTCTAATTAAAACGAACGTGTCGTTTATCACGTTCGAGCTAATTCGTAATTTGGAATTTGGTTTTATGGGCTTAATGTTTATTTAGGCTTAGAATGCTTGTGTTTGTATGCTTCTTCGAGCAAAGGTTTTCGTTCTCTTTGACTTATTTAAGAAGACGTGAATTCATTATTGTGACtgtttttgattattgattaaagatattcaaaaatatattgtgACAGGTTTTGAGAAGAGGACTTTCAATCTTAAGCAATTTTCGTGTGCAAAGTTAAAAAGTTATGAGAGAAGGATCCATCAATCACACGTATCATTATGTATTACACAATTTAATCCACTAGaccatattttttctttttcttttctctttttttttttcccaccCGAATATGTGTATTGTTGTACCTTTAGCAATCTCATTGCGTCGtgtatattttcctttttttctgttgaaCTCAActaactatatatgtatatcatCTAATCAAAGAATGTGGACGAGTAAAAAGTTGAATTTCATCTTCGTCAAGTTTCTTTCATAAATATCTTTATGTGTGTATGCGTAATGCGTGTATATTTATACtatctttgtgtgttttatatGCCTTGctttatatttcatttaaatttctttaattatttttaccGTCAATATTAGTTGTAGTACGAAACGCGTAATTAAAGGTAGATGAAAATTGCTATATATTGATTTGTAAAATGGAGATACTTTGTTATCTATCTCTTGCCTTAGCCTAAGCACTTCTATctatctccttcttctttatcatcatcCAAATGTCATCTAGCTCAAACAAGAATTCTAATAAGGATCatgatgatcatcataatGATCAAGGCCAACACAATACCATCCATACTCCGTCTTTCATGCACACCTTTGAAATAAGTAacatttcttctccatcttctccaggtatatatatgtattcacaaatccaacaacactatgaatatttttcttagttaCATCAAATATGTGTacgtatatatttatatacatgtgTTTGATTTGACTATGACTTCtaaatgtcttcttctcttctttgttacatttactaattaataacacattctttttttgctaCGTAATTACATTCTCTTAAATAGTAAACGATATCTAACAATTCACCCTTTTATGAATTAGTCGTATCGGATCCTAAACCAGAATGGAAACCAAATCAACATCAAGCTCAAATACTCGAAGAACTTTTCATCGGCGGTACGGTTAACCCGTCTCTAACCAGTATCAAACAAATCACGATCAAACTTCAAAGTTATGGTGAAGAAGTCGACGACGCAGACGTCTACAAGTGGTTTCACAACCGAAAATATAGTCGCAAACCGAAGTTAGTATCATATTTTATGTTCTTGTAAATAATTGTGGGTATTATTACCGGTATCTATTATTTActttaatgttttggttttgcagatCCTGATCTAGAAATGTTGAAGATATACAGTGggttaaaaccaaaatatataaagaggAGTTTGTTATAAACGctttatatttctatttattaagAATTATGATAGAGAAAATTACTGTGATAAGTTGTCATACTTctataaatgtattttctgaaaaatattaattataattattcaaaatatagCATCCATACTTAAACTAATCATCTAATTTTTTTGAGCTTTTATCAATATATAGGTTTCATATTTcccataaaaatataatttaagtCACTATTCATATTATGTAGAACAAATACAATTGAATTATACAAACATACAAATAGTCATATGATCTCTTGGACTATTTGTCtatgtttgaccaaaaaaaactttatttcaTATGTCAAAATCATGTAGAAACCACGTGGACGCTTCTcgttactttttctttttataaagttgTTGAAAACGCAACTTCCACGAAATTGAGTGACAAGAACACGAACAGAGCttacaataaaaattgaaaatgagtCATGAGTGCGTAACAAGTTTGTAGTCTTGAGCGGTTTTCTCCATTTCTATTTTGTTCACACGGCTAAATTCATCTTCTGCCTCACTTCTTAATTTTatgagatcttgaagaagaagaagaaatgatgtTGATATCGGATGTGGCTTCATTAGTTGGAGGTGTCTCGAGGAGCTCCAATTTCTGAGATTTTCAAATTGGTTAATCGAAGAAGCCAAGAAAGTGAAAAGGATTGCAAACCCTTATCTCAAGATCTGGCGTCCACAATGGAGAGATTGGTTCCgattttcaaagaaattgaCTCAGTGCAAGAAAGATCCAACGGTGAACTAAATGTTGTGATCAAAACGTTAGAAAGCTGAGAAGATGGTACACAAATGTTCAAGAGTTCCGAAGAGACCATCATAATGAATGTAAGAGAGTCTTGCATGTTGTTCTATTTATATTTAGCATAACACTTTGACATAAACCTAGACGAATAAGAATATCTATCGATTAACGCTCTCATGCCTACTCTTGTATCCAGAGATACTTAAGCGTCTAACAACTCTTGAGGAGGATTCATGCAGTGACACAGACGAATCTGCCAGCTGGTTTTGCTTAATATGCAAATATCTTGGTGGCCAAGGCTTGGAAAGTTTAACCAGTCATCTCTCTAGTCAAAAACATTCACTTGAGGCACCAACATCTGTATAAGGCAAATGAGATTTATATTTGTAGAAGAAACATCAAGGATCACAAGCATGGATCTTTGCtttctacaacaacaaatgaaaaatcattATGATTGTTGTTTCCTAGAATTTACAtcgaaaatttgaaaaacttaCGACCGTGATGGATTGTAGACAAACAAGACCTAACTAGCTGCTACGTataggatttttattttgggattGCCAATGTTTTCAAGTCTTAAAACAACATAGTTTATGTAAACTTcaaaacgttttctttttttgccaGTTTCTAAGGACTTCTACAGATCAATGTTACGATCAGGATAAATTCTTAGTAGTGTTACCAGTGACTAGTGTAGGtatgatttgaatttgttgCAGGTAACACTAAGTTACCGATTTCTAATTCAGGTAAGAACACAAATGTCATCATTATCAGTACTGAGGAAGCTTCCACGCATAAATCTTAAACGAGTTTATATTTTGAACTACATCCAATCCTTTTAAACCGAACTTAAAATCGAGAGATAACAGAGTAAATAGCAGAGGTTTTATCTTTTATCAATcgaaaaagaacaaagtaaaaacaacACATCTTAATCGCATAGTAGGCAGGTCTTTTGAGTGTGATCACTTCTCATTTGCGCCCTTCGACTTTCTTAGCGTCTCTTGCtgcaacaaaccaaaacattacACGATCAGAAACATGAGTAAGAAGTTTCTATTCGAAATCAAAACATCACAAAAGGTAAGCAAACGCTTCAGAGGTTATTACCGGCTTTTTCCTCTTCTCGCTTCTTGgcagcttcttctctctgttggCGAATCAGAGCCAAACGATCTGTACACACACAAAGAGGACAAGATAATCGATAAGCAAATTTGGAAACGTAGAAAGAAACAACTgagaacaaaagatatattCTTGTTTACCCAAGTCCTTCCTTGCTTGTTCGGTTTTGCCTTGCTCTTGCAACCTCATGTATCGCTCATGAGCTCGCTGCTTCTCTAGCTCCTCTCTACAAGATTAATTTTAAGACGCTAATAATATTTAGAGGATTCCTGAACAAGAACTGTTGAAGAATATAGAGCTTAAGAGTGTTTTAGTAGTAGTAACAGACCTTTCACGCCTTGAGAGTTCAGTGGTTTTACTAGCCTAACAAAAGGGaagaacagaaagaaaatCCCAAGTTATAAATACAgacaaacatatataacagATTTACAGAAACTGACTACTGATTAGATGACTTACATCGAGGTCTTTTGCTTTCAAGGTCTTTTGTCTTACTCTGTTAGGGTTATCAACTTCGATAACAGCTTCagctcctttcttcttcacctgaTATTATAAACCAAGTAAAGATGAATTGTCCAACAATGATAATAGATGAGGCCGCATACAATGCAGAAGTTTTCACTCACATCAGCTTCATCTTCggattcttcttcagattcctCCTCTgactcttcttcaacatcttcttcgTACTCAGCTTCTTTCTGATAATGTCATTAAAAGAACAATGATTCACccccacacacacacacatcaacaaaaatgtgaaagcaaaactacaaaaatacCTGTTTGAATGATCGAGGACGTGCAGCAGATGTGCCAGCAACTACAAAACACACACAGGCAATAAGTTTAAAACATTCATCCACATAAATCTCAATTTTACAGCTTCAGAGAACCCAAAACTGGACCAGATTACACGAAACTGAATGCTTGTAATGCAAATCCTATGATCATAGACCATAAAATAATCCTAGACACGAAACACAAATAACTCATTGAATactcaaaaacacaaataagCAAACGAAGATATACCAAAAACCTAAACTTATTGAATACTCAATGGTCATATAACTCATATCAATCAACTAAACAACAAATATCTGGACTTGCACAgcagaataataaaaaaatcgtAATTTTTTACCAATCGTTACTTATATATCAACTATTTTATTCCATTTAGATTAAACAAGCTCACAATTCCAAAACTGCTACAACCAAGAATAACCAATTAGGGCAATCAcgaaaattccaaaaaaatcaagattgaTTTCAAATCGAACTCAAAAATCAGAGCAACGAATCAAAATTACTTACGAATATCAGCAGCACTAGAGAATCGGCGTTGGCCGGTAG includes:
- a CDS encoding crooked neck protein, putative / cell cycle protein — encoded protein: MASGDRKFGYMTGKDAEVKLPRTTRVKNKTPAPVQITAEQILREARERQEAEIRPPKQKITDSTELSDYRLRRRKEFEDQIRRARWNIQVWVKYAKWEESQMDYARARSVWERALEGEYRNHTLWVKYAEFEMKNKFVNNARNVWDRSVTLLPRVDQLWEKYIYMEEKLGNVTGARQIFERWMNWSPDQKAWLCFIKFELRYNEIERARSIYERFVLCHPKVSAFIRYAKFEMKRGGQVKLAREVYERAVDKLANDEEAEILFVSFAEFEERCKEVERARFIYKFALDHIRKGRAEELYKKFVAFEKQYGDKEGIEDAIVGKKRFEYEDEVSKNPLNYDSWFDYVRLEESVGNKDRIREIYERAIANVPPAQEKRFWQRYIYLWINYALYEEIETKDVERTRDVYRECLKLIPHTKFSFAKIWLLAAEYEIRQLNLTGARQILGNAIGKAPKVKIFKKYIEMELKLVNIDRCRKLYERFLEWSPENCYAWRNYAEFEISLAETERARAIFELAISQPALDMPELLWKTYIDFEISEGEFEKTRALYERLLDRTKHCKVWISFAKFEASASEHKEDGIKSARVIFDRANTYYKDTTPELEEERATLLEDWLNMETGFGELGDVSVVQSKLPKKLKKRKMTSREDGSTEYEEYFDYLFPEESGTTNLKILEAAYKWKKLKGEECV
- a CDS encoding crooked neck protein, putative / cell cycle protein (crooked neck protein, putative / cell cycle protein, putative; FUNCTIONS IN: binding; INVOLVED IN: mRNA processing, RNA processing; LOCATED IN: intracellular, nucleus; CONTAINS InterPro DOMAIN/s: RNA-processing protein, HAT helix (InterPro:IPR003107), Tetratricopeptide-like helical (InterPro:IPR011990), Tetratricopeptide repeat-containing (InterPro:IPR013026), Suppressor of forked (InterPro:IPR008847); BEST Arabidopsis thaliana protein match is: crooked neck protein, putative / cell cycle protein, putative (TAIR:AT5G41770.1); Has 1807 Blast hits to 1807 proteins in 277 species: Archae - 0; Bacteria - 0; Metazoa - 736; Fungi - 347; Plants - 385; Viruses - 0; Other Eukaryotes - 339 (source: NCBI BLink).) — its product is MTGKDAEVKLPRTTRVKNKTPAPVQITAEQILREARERQEAEIRPPKQKITDSTELSDYRLRRRKEFEDQIRRARWNIQVWVKYAKWEESQMDYARARSVWERALEGEYRNHTLWVKYAEFEMKNKFVNNARNVWDRSVTLLPRVDQLWEKYIYMEEKLGNVTGARQIFERWMNWSPDQKAWLCFIKFELRYNEIERARSIYERFVLCHPKVSAFIRYAKFEMKRGGQVKLAREVYERAVDKLANDEEAEILFVSFAEFEERCKEVERARFIYKFALDHIRKGRAEELYKKFVAFEKQYGDKEGIEDAIVGKKRFEYEDEVSKNPLNYDSWFDYVRLEESVGNKDRIREIYERAIANVPPAQEKRFWQRYIYLWINYALYEEIETKDVERTRDVYRECLKLIPHTKFSFAKIWLLAAEYEIRQLNLTGARQILGNAIGKAPKVKIFKKYIEMELKLVNIDRCRKLYERFLEWSPENCYAWRNYAEFEISLAETERARAIFELAISQPALDMPELLWKTYIDFEISEGEFEKTRALYERLLDRTKHCKVWISFAKFEASASEHKEDGIKSARVIFDRANTYYKDTTPELEEERATLLEDWLNMETGFGELGDVSVVQSKLPKKLKKRKMTSREDGSTEYEEYFDYLFPEESGTTNLKILEAAYKWKKLKGEECV